A single genomic interval of Penaeus vannamei isolate JL-2024 chromosome 21, ASM4276789v1, whole genome shotgun sequence harbors:
- the Clp gene encoding cleavage and polyadenylation specificity factor subunit 4: protein MEVIVANVDKITFDIETQLEEQVGAQLLPFPGMDKSVAAVCTFYMRGNCSKSVNCPFRHVCGDRTVVCKHWLRGLCKKGDRCEFLHEYDMSKMPECYFYSRFNACHNKECPFLHINPDMKMKDCPWYDRGFCRHGPQCRNRHVRRVLCMNYFAGFCPDGSNCKFMHPRFELPQVTDDKQQPHKKLGITCHYCGEAGHKLSHCFRANPELREQNAIISLASGGPRTQPGKENSGPDTQNDGSNRLDNIVCFKCGQQGHFANRCSKGQFAFLSSGN, encoded by the exons ATGGAGGTTATAGTAGCGAACGTCGACAAAATCACGTTCGATATAGAGACACAGTTGGAGGAGCAAGTGGGAGCCCAACTTCTTCCTTTCCCCGGCATGGATA AATCAGTGGCTGCAGTATGCACATTTTATATGCGAGGAAATTGTAGCAAAAGTGTGAATTGTCCTTTCCGCCATGTGTGTGGAGACAGGACAGTGGTTTGCAAACATTGGCTTCGAGGACTTTGCAAGAAGGGAGATCGCTGTGAATTTCTTCATGAATACGACATGTCAAAGATGCCTGAGTGTTATTTCTATTCTAGATTTA ATGCTTGCCACAACAAGGAGTGCCCCTTTCTTCACATTAATCCTGACATGAAAATGAAGGACTGTCCGTGGTATGATAGAGGATTCTGTCGCCACGGCCCACAGTGTAGGAATCGCCATGTTCGCCGTGTACTGTGCATGAACTACTTTGCTGGTTTCTGTCCCGATGGTTCTAATTGTAAATTCATGCA ccCAAGATTTGAACTGCCACAAGTTACAGACGACAAGCAGCAGCCTCACAAGAAATTAGGAATAACATGCCATTACTGTGGAGAGGCTGGCCATAAACTGTCTCACTGCTTCAGAGCAAATCCAGAATTGCGGGAACAAAATGCCATTATT AGCTTAGCATCAGGCGGCCCAAGGACCCAACCTGGTAAAGAAAACTCTGGGCCTGATACTCAAAATGATGGAAGCAATCGACTGGATAATATTGTTTGTTTCAAG TGTGGACAGCAAGGACATTTTGCCAACAGATGTTCGAAAGGACAGTTTGCCTTCCTCAGTTCTGGAAATTGA